The Strix aluco isolate bStrAlu1 chromosome Z, bStrAlu1.hap1, whole genome shotgun sequence genome contains a region encoding:
- the LOC141918160 gene encoding interferon-like produces the protein MAAPATPQTRLRHGAPPLLLLLTALATALACHHLPPRHDTFPWDSLQLLQAMAPSPTQPCHPHQAPVFPDTLLHTSHPQQAAATVLRILQHLLHTLSSPSTPQHWDAQARHQLLNSLQHHIQQLHQCLTANGTLAQGPGPRSLTLTLDKYFRDIQHFLRTHHHSACAWDHVRLQARACFQRLHNLTRTTPS, from the coding sequence ATGGCTGCGCCCGCAACCCCACAGACCCGCCTGCGCCACGGCGCCCCgccgctcctgctcctcctgacgGCTCTCGCCACCGCCCTCGCCTGCCACCACCTGCCTCCCCGACACGACACCTTCCCCTGGgacagcctccagctcctccaggccaTGGCTCCCAGCCCgacacagccctgccacccccaccagGCGCCCGTCTTCCCCGACACCCTCCTCCACACCAGCCACCCACAGCAAGCCGCCGCCACCGTCCTCcgcatcctccagcacctcctccacaccctcagcagccccagcaccccccagcactgggacgcCCAGGCACGACACCAACTCCTCAACAGCCTCCAGCACCACATCCAGCAGCTCCACCAATGCCTGACCGCCAACGGCACGCTCGCCCAAGGCCCAGGGCCCCGCAGCCTCACGCTCACCCTCGACAAATACTTCAGGGACATCCAGCACTTCCTCCGCACCCACCACCACAGCGCCTGCGCCTGGGACCACGTCCGCCTCCAAGCTCGCGCCTGCTTCCAACGCCTCCACAACCTCACCCGCACCACGCCCAGTTAG